A section of the Streptomyces sp. Je 1-369 genome encodes:
- the asnB gene encoding asparagine synthase (glutamine-hydrolyzing), protein MCGITGWVSFDRDLTAESTTLDAMTETMSCRGPDDRGTWSRGPAALGHRRLAIIDLPGGRQPMTVGTPRGTVALVYSGETYNFAELRRELAGRGHRFTTESDTEVVLRGYLEWGEALAERLNGMYAFAIWDARHDKLVMIRDRMGIKPFYYYETSDGVLFGSEPKAILANPLARRRVALDGLREVFALVKTPGHAVWDGMSEVEPGTVVTVDRSGLRRHVYWSLETRPHTDDRDTTVAGVRALLDDIVRRQLVSDVPRCTLLSGGLDSSAMTAIAARQLAETGETVRSFAVDFVGQADNFVADELRGTPDTPYVHDVAKSAGTDHRDIVLDSHSLADPDVRAKMIRARDIPMGFGDMDASLYLLFRAIREHSTVALSGESADEVFGGYLQFFDETARTADTFPWLVRFADHFGDDAGILRPDLTAALDLPAFIKESYAGAVTGIRRLDGESDFEFRMRKISYLHLTRFVRVLLDRKDRASMAVGLEVRVPFCDHRLVEYVYNAPWALKSFDGREKSLLREATADVLPRSVYDRVKSPYPSTQDPEYAVALQGHVKDLLARPGHPVFDLVDREQAAKAAEREAPQITQASRRGLERTLDLALWLDLYRPEIVLA, encoded by the coding sequence ATGTGCGGCATCACCGGCTGGGTCTCCTTCGACCGTGATCTGACGGCCGAGTCCACCACCTTGGACGCCATGACGGAGACGATGTCCTGCCGCGGCCCCGACGACCGCGGCACCTGGTCCCGCGGGCCCGCCGCGCTCGGACACCGACGGCTCGCGATCATCGACCTGCCCGGCGGACGCCAGCCCATGACCGTCGGGACACCGCGGGGCACCGTCGCCCTGGTCTACTCGGGCGAGACGTACAACTTCGCCGAGCTCCGCCGCGAACTGGCGGGCCGCGGCCACCGTTTCACCACCGAGTCCGACACCGAGGTCGTCCTGCGCGGCTATCTCGAATGGGGCGAGGCCCTCGCCGAGCGGCTGAACGGCATGTACGCCTTCGCGATCTGGGACGCCCGCCACGACAAGCTCGTCATGATCCGCGACCGCATGGGCATCAAGCCCTTCTACTACTACGAGACGTCCGACGGCGTCCTGTTCGGCTCCGAGCCCAAGGCGATCCTCGCCAACCCGCTCGCACGCCGCCGCGTCGCCCTGGACGGGCTCAGGGAAGTGTTCGCCCTCGTCAAGACGCCCGGTCACGCCGTGTGGGACGGCATGAGCGAGGTCGAGCCCGGCACCGTCGTCACGGTGGACCGCTCCGGTCTGCGCCGGCACGTGTACTGGTCCCTGGAGACCCGGCCGCACACCGACGACCGCGACACCACCGTCGCCGGGGTCCGTGCGCTCCTCGACGACATCGTGCGCCGTCAGCTCGTCTCGGACGTGCCGCGCTGCACGCTGCTCTCCGGCGGCCTCGACTCCTCGGCGATGACGGCGATCGCCGCCCGTCAACTCGCGGAGACGGGCGAGACGGTCCGGAGTTTCGCCGTCGACTTCGTCGGCCAGGCCGACAACTTCGTCGCCGACGAGCTGCGCGGCACCCCCGACACCCCCTACGTCCACGACGTCGCGAAGTCGGCGGGCACCGACCACCGTGACATCGTCCTGGACTCCCACTCCCTCGCCGACCCGGACGTACGCGCCAAGATGATCCGTGCGCGGGACATACCCATGGGCTTCGGCGACATGGACGCCTCCCTCTACCTCCTCTTCCGCGCCATCCGCGAACACTCCACGGTGGCGCTCTCCGGAGAGTCCGCGGATGAGGTCTTCGGTGGCTATCTGCAGTTCTTCGACGAGACGGCGCGCACGGCCGACACCTTCCCCTGGCTGGTGCGGTTCGCCGACCACTTCGGGGACGACGCCGGCATCCTGCGCCCCGACCTGACGGCCGCGCTCGACCTGCCCGCCTTCATCAAGGAGAGCTACGCGGGAGCCGTCACCGGCATCCGCCGCCTGGACGGCGAGAGCGACTTCGAGTTCCGGATGCGGAAGATCTCGTACCTGCACCTGACCCGGTTCGTCCGCGTCCTCCTCGACCGTAAGGACCGCGCCAGCATGGCCGTCGGCCTGGAGGTGCGCGTGCCGTTCTGCGACCACCGGCTCGTGGAGTACGTCTACAACGCGCCGTGGGCGCTGAAGTCCTTCGACGGGAGGGAGAAGAGCCTGCTGCGCGAGGCGACCGCCGACGTGCTGCCGCGGTCGGTCTACGACCGGGTGAAGAGCCCGTACCCCTCCACGCAGGACCCCGAGTACGCCGTCGCGCTCCAGGGACACGTCAAGGATCTGCTCGCGCGGCCCGGACATCCGGTCTTCGACCTGGTGGACAGGGAGCAGGCCGCGAAGGCGGCGGAACGGGAGGCGCCCCAGATCACCCAGGCATCGCGACGCGGCCTCGAGCGGACGCTCGACCTGGCGCTCTGGCTGGACCTCTACCGCCCGGAGATCGTTCTCGCCTGA
- a CDS encoding TetR/AcrR family transcriptional regulator, translating to MGDETTCGEEGGGASPHRIVMTPAARRALDAAGRLFYERGIHAVGVDLIAVEAGVTKKTLYDRFGSKEQIVVEYLADRDERWRAFLAPYVEAASTPRAQVLAVFDALRGWAEGPEGRLVKGCSMVNAHAEISDPAHPAYPIIAGQKAWMLALFTGFAEGVAPSGADAARLGRTLMLLHEGALVAHGLHVFPDAIDQARGDAEVLLDAAAGRASAHR from the coding sequence ATGGGTGATGAGACGACGTGCGGGGAGGAAGGCGGCGGCGCGAGTCCGCACCGCATCGTCATGACGCCGGCCGCCCGCCGCGCCCTCGATGCCGCCGGGCGCCTCTTCTACGAGCGCGGCATCCATGCCGTCGGAGTGGACCTGATCGCCGTCGAGGCCGGGGTCACGAAGAAGACGCTCTACGACCGGTTCGGCTCCAAGGAGCAGATCGTCGTGGAGTACCTGGCCGACCGCGACGAACGCTGGCGGGCCTTCCTCGCCCCGTACGTCGAGGCCGCATCCACGCCCCGCGCCCAGGTCCTCGCGGTCTTCGACGCCCTGCGCGGCTGGGCCGAGGGGCCCGAGGGGCGTCTGGTCAAGGGGTGCAGCATGGTCAACGCGCACGCCGAGATCAGTGACCCCGCGCATCCCGCGTACCCGATCATCGCCGGTCAGAAGGCCTGGATGCTCGCACTGTTCACCGGCTTCGCCGAGGGTGTCGCGCCGTCCGGGGCCGACGCCGCGCGGCTCGGGCGGACGCTCATGCTGCTGCACGAAGGTGCCCTCGTCGCCCACGGCCTGCACGTGTTCCCGGACGCGATCGACCAGGCCCGCGGTGACGCGGAGGTGCTGCTGGATGCGGCCGCGGGGCGGGCGTCCGCGCATCGTTGA
- a CDS encoding DMT family transporter: MNVLLSTAFVLTWSSGFIGAKLGAGSASAVTVLMWRFLPLAVVLGLVVLVLHRAAWRGLTARDVGRQTAVGALSQSGYLLTVYLAIQLGVSSGTTALIDGTQPLVAGALAGPLLGQYVSRTQWAGLGLGVAGVVIVTAADFAQGGATPAWAYAVPFLGMLSLVAATFLDRRAPRPVAPSVAMTVHCVTSAVVFTGLALVSGAATPPPEASFWGAIAWLVALSTFGGYGLYWLILRRSGVTQVNTLMFLMAPVTALWGALMFGEPFGPQTVVGLSVGLAAVMVVRRGGRGADRSPAAATTRETRVSGESTRPAQRVRTGR, translated from the coding sequence ATGAACGTCCTGCTGTCGACCGCGTTCGTGCTGACCTGGAGTTCCGGGTTCATCGGCGCCAAACTGGGCGCGGGCAGCGCGTCCGCCGTGACCGTGCTGATGTGGCGCTTCCTGCCGCTGGCCGTGGTCCTGGGACTCGTTGTGCTGGTGCTGCACCGCGCGGCGTGGCGCGGTCTGACGGCGCGCGACGTCGGACGGCAGACGGCCGTCGGCGCACTGTCGCAGAGCGGCTATCTGCTCACCGTGTACCTGGCGATCCAACTGGGCGTCTCCAGCGGCACCACGGCCCTGATCGACGGCACCCAGCCACTGGTCGCGGGCGCCCTCGCAGGGCCTCTGCTCGGTCAGTACGTCTCGCGCACGCAGTGGGCCGGCCTCGGCCTCGGCGTGGCCGGAGTCGTCATCGTCACCGCCGCCGACTTCGCGCAGGGCGGCGCCACCCCTGCCTGGGCCTATGCCGTGCCGTTCCTCGGCATGCTCTCGTTGGTGGCGGCGACGTTCCTCGACCGGCGAGCGCCCCGCCCGGTCGCCCCTTCGGTGGCGATGACCGTCCACTGCGTCACCAGCGCCGTCGTCTTCACGGGGCTCGCGCTCGTGTCGGGGGCCGCGACACCGCCGCCCGAGGCGTCGTTCTGGGGCGCGATCGCATGGCTGGTCGCGCTCTCCACGTTCGGCGGGTACGGCCTGTACTGGCTGATTCTGCGGCGCTCCGGGGTCACGCAGGTCAACACGCTGATGTTCCTCATGGCGCCCGTGACCGCGCTGTGGGGCGCGCTGATGTTCGGCGAGCCCTTCGGGCCGCAGACCGTGGTGGGACTGTCGGTCGGGCTCGCGGCGGTGATGGTCGTACGGCGGGGAGGACGGGGAGCGGACCGGTCCCCCGCTGCGGCCACCACCCGGGAGACGCGGGTCAGCGGGGAGTCAACAAGGCCTGCACAGCGGGTGCGTACCGGTCGGTGA
- a CDS encoding TetR family transcriptional regulator yields the protein MAEVRTEADGRADGSRHAPPTGRRGAEASKGAIIRAARHLLARHAHGDITLKAVADRAGVSAPLILKYFGNKDALFSQVMSFEADAAVFLDAPVDDLGRHMVRHLLTGQAERGADPILRIVFAPLHGEQGDILRANFRVQVAQRLSERLSGPDVGLRAELAVGMLLGLGVMYGIARGPHLRATEIAEITDRYAPAVQALLTPR from the coding sequence ATGGCGGAGGTACGCACGGAGGCGGACGGGCGCGCGGACGGGTCCCGCCACGCCCCGCCCACCGGACGCAGGGGCGCCGAGGCGAGCAAAGGGGCCATCATCCGCGCCGCCCGCCATCTGCTGGCCCGGCACGCGCACGGGGACATCACCCTCAAGGCCGTGGCCGACCGGGCCGGAGTCAGCGCCCCGTTGATCCTGAAGTACTTCGGCAACAAGGACGCCCTGTTCTCCCAAGTGATGTCGTTCGAGGCCGACGCCGCCGTGTTCCTCGACGCACCCGTCGACGACCTCGGCCGCCACATGGTCCGGCACCTGCTCACCGGCCAGGCGGAGCGGGGCGCCGATCCGATCCTGCGCATCGTCTTCGCCCCGCTCCACGGCGAACAGGGCGACATCCTGCGCGCCAACTTCCGCGTACAGGTGGCCCAGCGGCTGAGCGAGCGGCTGTCGGGGCCGGACGTGGGACTGCGGGCCGAGCTCGCCGTGGGCATGCTGCTCGGCCTCGGCGTGATGTACGGCATCGCCCGCGGCCCGCACCTGCGCGCCACCGAGATCGCCGAGATCACCGACCGGTACGCACCCGCTGTGCAGGCCTTGTTGACTCCCCGCTGA
- a CDS encoding MFS transporter, whose product MAPVPAVGDGGGARARLAVPVLAFGGILMAVTQTVVVPLLPDLPRLTGSSPGAVSWLVTATLLAGAVLTPVLGRAGDMYGKRRVLLLALGLMAGGSVLCALTSDIRLLIAARALQGASASVVPLSISILRDELPPRRTASAVALMSSTVGIGAALGLPLAALIVQYADWHAMFWVTAALSTAGLLLARWAVRESPVRSPGRFDTWGALGLAAGLVCLLLAVSQGGQWGWGSGPVLGLFAGAVVILSVWWRMQLRAKQPLVDLRLASGRRVALPHLTALLAGFAFYANSLVTAQLVQAPAVSGYGLELSIVATGLCLLPNGVIMLALSPLSARVSTARGPRVTLAVGGAVMALGYAVRIVDSRELWVIVLGAAIVATGTTFAYSALPTLILRAVPVEQTASANGVNVLMRTVGQSVSSAAVTAVLVRHTASAGGTEFPTLGGYQLAFTLAGTVALVACATALAIPSDTSTARRNGRRTAGREGPAQETALEGS is encoded by the coding sequence ATGGCACCGGTTCCGGCCGTCGGCGACGGGGGAGGGGCGCGCGCCCGGCTCGCGGTCCCCGTGCTCGCCTTCGGCGGCATCCTCATGGCCGTCACGCAGACCGTCGTCGTCCCCCTGCTGCCCGATCTGCCCCGCCTGACCGGCAGCTCACCCGGTGCCGTGTCCTGGCTGGTCACCGCCACACTCCTGGCGGGCGCGGTCCTCACCCCCGTACTCGGCCGGGCCGGCGACATGTACGGCAAACGCCGCGTCCTGCTGCTCGCCCTCGGCCTGATGGCCGGAGGGTCGGTGCTCTGCGCGCTCACGTCCGACATCCGGCTGCTGATCGCGGCGCGCGCCCTGCAAGGTGCCTCCGCCTCGGTGGTGCCCCTGTCCATCAGCATCCTGCGCGACGAACTCCCGCCCCGGCGCACCGCATCCGCCGTCGCCCTGATGAGCTCCACGGTCGGCATCGGCGCCGCGCTCGGTCTGCCGCTGGCGGCGCTCATCGTGCAGTACGCGGACTGGCACGCCATGTTCTGGGTGACGGCCGCCCTGAGCACGGCCGGTCTGCTGCTCGCCCGGTGGGCCGTGCGGGAGTCACCGGTGCGTTCGCCGGGGCGGTTCGACACGTGGGGTGCGCTCGGCCTCGCGGCCGGTCTCGTCTGTCTGCTGCTCGCGGTGTCACAGGGCGGCCAGTGGGGGTGGGGGAGCGGCCCGGTCCTCGGACTGTTCGCGGGCGCGGTCGTCATCCTGTCCGTGTGGTGGCGGATGCAGCTGCGCGCGAAACAGCCACTGGTGGACCTGCGCCTCGCGTCCGGACGACGCGTCGCCCTCCCGCACCTGACCGCGCTGCTCGCCGGATTCGCCTTCTACGCCAACTCGCTGGTCACCGCGCAGCTGGTGCAGGCGCCCGCCGTGAGCGGCTACGGCCTGGAGCTGTCCATCGTGGCGACGGGGCTGTGCCTGCTTCCCAACGGCGTGATCATGCTGGCCCTCTCACCGCTGTCGGCCCGCGTCTCCACGGCTCGCGGCCCCCGGGTGACCCTCGCCGTCGGCGGCGCGGTCATGGCGCTCGGCTATGCCGTACGCATCGTGGACAGCCGGGAGTTGTGGGTGATCGTGCTGGGTGCCGCGATCGTGGCGACCGGCACGACCTTCGCGTACTCGGCGCTGCCCACGCTGATCCTGCGGGCGGTGCCGGTCGAGCAGACCGCGTCCGCGAACGGCGTGAACGTCCTGATGCGGACGGTCGGCCAGAGCGTCTCCAGTGCGGCCGTCACCGCGGTGCTCGTCCGGCACACCGCGTCCGCCGGAGGCACCGAGTTCCCCACGCTCGGCGGCTACCAGCTCGCTTTCACCCTGGCCGGCACGGTGGCGCTCGTCGCCTGCGCCACCGCACTGGCCATACCCTCGGACACGTCCACGGCCCGGCGGAACGGACGCAGGACCGCCGGGCGCGAAGGGCCCGCACAGGAAACCGCTCTGGAGGGAAGCTGA
- a CDS encoding Gfo/Idh/MocA family protein has translation MNRLRIGLVGTGPWASATHAPALSSHPGVDLSGVWGRRPEPAAALAAEHGTRAYADVDDLFAASDAVAFAVPPDVQAPLAARAAAAGCHLLLDKPVATTTAGARDLAAAAERAGVASVVFFTLRFTTASAAWLAEQTATGGWFTGRADWYGSFYAPDGSAAFSSPWRASRGGLWDVGPHALSMLLPVLGDVTAVTAAEGPRDTVHLILRHESGASSTATLSLTAPPKCEGLAVELRGESGTVALPPWEGAGDALGAAVDALVESAATGTAHPCDVRFGLRVSEILAQAEEHITAT, from the coding sequence ATGAACCGACTCCGCATCGGCCTGGTGGGCACCGGCCCGTGGGCCTCCGCCACGCACGCCCCCGCGCTGTCCAGCCACCCGGGCGTGGACCTCAGCGGCGTCTGGGGCCGTCGCCCCGAGCCCGCGGCCGCGCTCGCCGCCGAGCACGGGACGAGGGCGTACGCGGACGTGGACGACCTGTTCGCCGCCAGTGACGCCGTGGCGTTCGCGGTGCCGCCCGACGTGCAGGCGCCGCTCGCCGCGCGGGCCGCGGCGGCGGGCTGCCACCTGCTGCTCGACAAGCCGGTGGCCACGACGACGGCCGGCGCGCGGGACCTCGCCGCGGCGGCCGAGCGCGCGGGGGTCGCCTCCGTGGTCTTCTTCACGCTGCGCTTCACCACCGCATCGGCGGCCTGGCTGGCCGAACAGACCGCCACGGGTGGCTGGTTCACCGGCCGCGCCGACTGGTACGGCTCGTTCTACGCGCCGGACGGCAGCGCCGCTTTCTCGTCACCGTGGCGTGCCAGCCGCGGCGGCCTGTGGGACGTGGGCCCGCACGCCCTGTCCATGCTGCTGCCCGTGCTCGGCGACGTGACCGCCGTGACCGCGGCCGAGGGCCCCAGGGACACGGTCCACCTGATCCTGCGGCACGAGAGCGGCGCGTCGAGCACGGCGACGCTGAGCCTGACGGCGCCGCCGAAGTGCGAGGGTCTCGCCGTGGAGTTGCGCGGGGAGAGCGGCACGGTGGCGCTTCCGCCGTGGGAAGGGGCGGGTGACGCGCTCGGGGCTGCGGTGGACGCGCTCGTCGAGTCCGCGGCCACGGGCACGGCTCATCCGTGCGACGTACGGTTCGGGCTGCGGGTCTCGGAGATCCTGGCGCAGGCGGAGGAGCACATCACGGCCACCTGA
- a CDS encoding helix-turn-helix domain-containing protein translates to MNKTALRALLRERRALIAPESHGFARPTGQGRRAPGLSQHQVDQLLHRTFGTYHRLESGNYPNPPTSLLRDVARLFGLNEQEWVSLCRYALLQDPPGPLHLSSGKEVPGVWQEAVDGIGHMAYVTDASWEMLAYNSAFAAMFPSGKVPGNTLRWMLLDPHGRETLMDWHSVWAPMVLPQLRAALATRPDDDILRQIEKEILADPETADLYAAGNSHPHPDGDERPLLHALEGPGWVTMCAAQPLTAPGSRLMILVFHRGTQRVHSRAPNLRSD, encoded by the coding sequence ATGAACAAGACGGCGCTCCGCGCTCTGCTCCGCGAACGACGCGCCCTCATAGCCCCCGAATCGCACGGCTTCGCCCGCCCCACGGGCCAGGGCCGGCGCGCACCCGGCCTGTCACAGCACCAGGTCGACCAACTGCTGCACCGCACCTTCGGGACGTACCACCGTCTCGAGTCCGGCAATTACCCCAACCCGCCGACCTCGCTGCTGCGGGACGTGGCGCGGCTCTTCGGTCTGAACGAGCAGGAGTGGGTGTCCCTCTGCCGCTACGCCCTGCTGCAGGACCCGCCGGGTCCGCTCCACCTCTCCTCCGGCAAGGAGGTCCCCGGCGTCTGGCAGGAGGCGGTCGACGGGATAGGGCACATGGCCTACGTGACCGACGCGTCCTGGGAGATGCTCGCGTACAACAGCGCCTTCGCTGCGATGTTCCCGAGCGGCAAGGTCCCCGGCAACACCCTGCGCTGGATGCTCCTCGACCCGCACGGCCGCGAGACCCTGATGGACTGGCACAGCGTGTGGGCGCCGATGGTGCTGCCGCAACTGCGGGCCGCGCTCGCCACCAGGCCCGACGACGACATACTGCGGCAGATCGAGAAGGAGATCCTGGCCGACCCCGAGACCGCCGACCTCTACGCCGCGGGCAACTCCCACCCCCATCCCGACGGCGACGAGCGCCCCCTGCTGCACGCCCTTGAGGGACCCGGCTGGGTCACCATGTGCGCGGCGCAGCCCCTGACGGCGCCGGGCTCCCGGCTGATGATCCTCGTGTTCCACCGCGGCACGCAGCGCGTCCACTCGCGCGCGCCCAACCTCCGCTCCGACTGA
- a CDS encoding PhlD, translated as MTAHVLRPRTVLGDHKVTTAEIADDVSAHHADHPRLRAILRVIGNCGVRTRYFTRPLDSPTVSGTADVGERARIAFSDALDMAERACTLALDSAGLAARDIDALVTTHTTSWAVPNLDINLVTRLGLRPDLRRVALTSVACPGGAQALTRAADLLAARPGGKVLVVASEVLSSIYHHSDTTIESMIYKALFGDGASATVVTDTPLGPGLAVEDTFEYVLAGSLERQRGRIAEDGIHFDSTKQVLAAVTDVMPPLLEWLGPRRPDFAVIHPGSPRIIADTATALRLDEHAARHSTDTLGHEGNLGGVSILRVLERTHADPPDDGAHGAAIAFGPGFATAALRCRWRS; from the coding sequence GTGACTGCTCACGTACTCCGACCACGGACCGTCCTCGGCGACCACAAGGTCACCACCGCCGAGATAGCCGACGACGTGAGCGCGCACCACGCCGACCACCCGCGGCTGCGCGCCATCCTCCGCGTCATCGGCAACTGCGGCGTCCGGACCCGTTACTTCACGCGACCGCTCGACTCCCCCACCGTGTCCGGCACGGCCGACGTCGGGGAGCGCGCCCGTATCGCCTTCTCCGACGCACTCGACATGGCCGAACGAGCCTGCACCCTGGCCCTGGACAGCGCGGGCCTGGCCGCGCGGGACATCGACGCCCTCGTCACCACGCACACCACGAGCTGGGCCGTCCCGAACCTGGACATCAACCTCGTCACGCGGCTCGGCCTCCGCCCCGACCTGCGCCGCGTCGCGCTCACCTCGGTGGCCTGCCCGGGCGGCGCCCAGGCCCTGACCCGCGCCGCCGACCTCCTCGCCGCGCGGCCGGGCGGCAAGGTCCTGGTGGTCGCCTCCGAAGTGCTGTCCAGCATCTACCACCACAGCGACACCACCATCGAGTCCATGATCTACAAAGCGCTCTTCGGCGACGGGGCCTCAGCGACCGTCGTCACCGACACCCCGCTGGGCCCCGGACTGGCCGTCGAGGACACCTTCGAGTACGTCCTCGCCGGTAGCCTCGAACGCCAGCGCGGCAGGATCGCCGAGGACGGCATCCACTTCGACTCGACCAAGCAGGTCCTGGCCGCCGTCACCGACGTGATGCCGCCCCTCCTGGAGTGGCTCGGCCCCCGGCGGCCCGACTTCGCCGTCATCCACCCCGGCAGCCCGCGCATCATCGCCGACACGGCGACCGCGCTGCGCCTGGACGAGCACGCCGCACGGCACTCCACGGACACACTCGGCCACGAGGGCAACCTGGGCGGCGTGAGCATCCTGCGCGTCCTGGAACGCACCCACGCCGACCCGCCGGACGACGGCGCGCACGGCGCGGCCATCGCCTTCGGCCCCGGCTTCGCGACGGCGGCCCTGCGCTGCCGCTGGCGCTCCTGA
- a CDS encoding GNAT family N-acetyltransferase codes for MDHAAVLAAYDRQLRHDTQGEGGDTRVERTGGVVRVTGSAHHWNGVLWTDADASTADAVIAEQVRHYTEQGREFEWKLHSYDLPADLDKRLLAAGFEAEPTETVMVAEAAALPEGPELPEGIRLVPVTDAAGVRLMSQAHLAAFGEGDAALSEHLARRVLAQLTETPDDIVAVVAMAGDRPVCGARMEFRPGTDFAGLWGGGTDPQWRGRGIYRATVAHRARIAVERGYRYLQVDATDDSRPILDRLGFATLCTTTPYVYRP; via the coding sequence ATGGATCACGCAGCGGTACTGGCCGCGTACGACCGTCAACTCCGGCACGACACACAGGGCGAGGGCGGCGACACCCGGGTCGAGCGGACCGGCGGCGTCGTGCGCGTGACCGGCTCCGCGCACCACTGGAACGGTGTCCTGTGGACCGACGCCGACGCGTCGACGGCGGACGCCGTGATCGCGGAACAGGTACGGCATTACACCGAGCAGGGGCGCGAGTTCGAGTGGAAACTGCACTCGTACGACCTTCCCGCAGACCTCGACAAGCGTCTCCTGGCGGCCGGGTTCGAGGCCGAACCGACGGAGACCGTGATGGTCGCCGAGGCCGCCGCCCTGCCCGAGGGACCCGAACTGCCCGAAGGCATCCGGCTGGTGCCCGTGACGGACGCGGCAGGCGTACGCCTCATGTCCCAGGCGCACCTCGCCGCCTTCGGTGAGGGCGACGCGGCGCTGAGCGAACACCTCGCCCGGCGGGTCCTCGCTCAGCTCACCGAGACACCGGACGACATCGTCGCGGTCGTCGCCATGGCCGGCGACCGGCCGGTGTGCGGCGCGCGCATGGAGTTCCGGCCGGGCACCGACTTCGCCGGGCTGTGGGGAGGCGGCACCGACCCGCAGTGGCGCGGCAGGGGCATCTACCGCGCGACGGTCGCCCACCGCGCCCGCATCGCCGTCGAGCGCGGCTACCGCTATCTGCAGGTCGACGCCACCGACGACAGCCGCCCGATCCTGGACCGGCTCGGCTTCGCCACGCTCTGCACGACCACGCCGTACGTGTACCGGCCGTAG
- a CDS encoding MFS transporter, translating into MKATPVARARRRPVRERSAFGARLTAPLLLGSLLNPLNTTMISTGLVAIGHDFGVGASDTAWLVSVLYLASAVAQPVLGKLADSVGPRRVFLGGLVLVVVSGLVGALAPAFGWLLASRALLGIGTSAAYPAAMAVLRDESTRLGTPTPRTVLGRLSFAALGSAAIGPTLGGLLVATAGWRAVFAVNVPVAVIAYATALRWIPKDAPRERAAGAAGRKGTLDPLGIALFTGALSCLVVFLLDLRHPMWPLLAPVVLLAALLTWWQLRHPHPFIDLRMLGTNHALARTYLRHGLSYLVVYCVMYGFTQWLEEERGYSSLHTGLVMLPMSLAALACSLIGARTKGIRAPLTVAAVLLAAGSSLLLFTTGSTPLAALLLAGACFGIPQGLLGTGNQAAVQQFAPPEAIGSAAGLQRTAQYIGAITASGLIGLAYGQRADDGGLHLMAAVGAVLALALIVLTATDRALRRRPAK; encoded by the coding sequence GTGAAGGCCACTCCCGTCGCGCGCGCCCGGCGGCGTCCGGTGCGGGAGCGGTCCGCCTTCGGAGCGCGACTGACCGCGCCGCTGCTGCTCGGCTCCCTGCTCAACCCCCTCAACACCACGATGATCTCCACCGGCCTGGTGGCGATCGGCCACGACTTCGGCGTCGGCGCCTCCGACACCGCCTGGCTCGTCTCCGTGCTCTACCTCGCGAGCGCCGTCGCCCAGCCCGTGCTCGGCAAGCTCGCCGACAGCGTCGGACCGCGCCGCGTCTTCCTCGGCGGACTCGTCCTCGTCGTCGTGTCGGGCCTCGTCGGAGCGCTCGCCCCGGCATTCGGCTGGCTGCTCGCCTCCCGGGCGCTCCTCGGCATCGGCACGTCCGCCGCGTACCCCGCCGCGATGGCCGTCCTGCGCGACGAGTCGACCCGGCTCGGCACCCCGACTCCGCGTACCGTCCTCGGCCGCCTCTCCTTCGCGGCGCTCGGCAGCGCGGCGATCGGCCCGACCCTCGGCGGCCTCCTCGTCGCGACCGCGGGCTGGCGCGCCGTCTTCGCCGTCAACGTGCCGGTCGCGGTCATCGCGTACGCCACCGCCCTGCGATGGATACCCAAGGACGCACCGCGCGAGCGGGCGGCGGGAGCAGCGGGCCGCAAGGGGACGCTCGATCCGCTGGGGATCGCTCTCTTCACGGGCGCGCTGAGCTGCCTCGTCGTGTTCCTCCTCGACCTGCGCCACCCGATGTGGCCGCTCCTCGCCCCGGTCGTGCTGCTCGCCGCCCTCCTCACGTGGTGGCAGCTGCGCCACCCGCACCCCTTCATCGACCTGCGCATGCTCGGCACCAACCACGCGCTCGCCCGCACCTACCTGCGGCACGGGCTCAGCTACCTCGTCGTGTACTGCGTGATGTACGGCTTCACCCAGTGGCTGGAGGAGGAGCGCGGCTACTCCTCGCTGCACACCGGGCTCGTCATGCTGCCGATGTCCCTCGCGGCCCTGGCCTGTTCCCTGATCGGGGCGCGCACCAAGGGCATTCGCGCGCCGCTCACCGTCGCCGCGGTGCTCCTCGCCGCGGGCAGCTCGCTGCTGCTCTTCACCACCGGGTCCACGCCGCTCGCCGCGCTGCTCCTGGCGGGTGCCTGCTTCGGCATCCCGCAGGGGCTCCTGGGCACCGGCAACCAGGCGGCCGTGCAGCAGTTCGCGCCCCCGGAGGCGATCGGGTCGGCGGCGGGACTCCAGCGCACCGCCCAGTACATCGGCGCCATCACGGCCTCCGGCCTGATCGGCCTCGCCTACGGACAGCGGGCCGACGACGGCGGGCTGCACCTCATGGCCGCCGTCGGCGCCGTGCTGGCCCTGGCCCTCATCGTCCTGACCGCCACGGACCGCGCGCTGCGCCGCCGCCCGGCCAAGTAG